The window ctctaagagaagtctctgtctgatccttgtacttctctgcagcagtcggctttcacccatctcttagtttaaaaactactctgcaacctttttaatgttaagtgctagCAGCCTggatccacatccttcctgtggCCCCAACCCCTTCTCTCTATGTCATTGTCACATCCACACATTgaggctctgcctgcctaccCAGCCCTGctcgtggaactggaagcattacTGAGAATGccatcatagaggtcctggacttcaatctctttcCTAGCAGCATAATTTTGGCCTCCAGGATGTGTCTCCTACCCTtctctatgtcattggtacctacatataCCACGACCACTGGATCCTCCCCAGCACCACATTTGAGTCTTtctagatgcctcgagaaatccacaaccttcgcaccaggcaggcaagtcaccatacagttctctCAGACATCACAAACTCAGCTATCTGTTTCTAATATACCAGACatattattctccatcccatatcttaagaatctaaatattgttttggttttttcacTGCTGAAAATAAGCAGGTGTTTCTTTTCAGCTGCTATCAATGTCGTCCAGGGCTTTTCCCTGAAGTACGTTCTAGTTTGGATGTTTCTCTCATCACATGCCTTAGCAAaagttttcccccctccccccgagttCAAGCAACTGGATGAATGAGGACCTCTCTTCAGTAAGGACTCCCTATCCTGGCTCTCATTGCATTAAGGAACATTGGTGGAAAACCAGTATCTACACTTGTGTTCCCTACTGCTGCCTCTTAAGGTTCCCTCACTACAAAGTGTAGGAATTATTAACGCAGGGAGCACCACAAAATATGGAATTGGATTTAATAAGGTCATTATTCAtagttatttttttctgaataatGAAAATGCAATTTTACAGTGTGTGAAGAGCGATCAATCTGCTTCTCCTATGAGAACAGCCTCCACTACTGCATGTAGTGTCTCATATTAACGTTGTCTCTCCATGCAGGCATTTCTACTGCGACTATCATGCGAGATCCTGGGAACACACAGAAAGCCAAGGGCACATAGGGCACATGCAGAAGACACCCTTATGCATCACAGTTGGACACCATCTCAcatactccatgtcagattctaGCACAACCGACTTcagcaacccctccaccttcatcctgctgggcattcctggcctagaGGCAGCCCATATCTAGATCTCCATTCCCTTCCGTGCTATGTACGCCATAGTTGTtctggggaacttcaccatcctgttcattgtgaaaATGCAGCTGAGCCTCCATGGGTCCAtgttctatttcctctgcatgctggccgtcAGCGACCTGGTCATGTCCACAGTCACCCTACCCAAACTGCTGAGCATCTGCTGGTTCAATTCCAGAGAGAtcagtttcagtgcctgcctcacccagatgtattTCGTTCACTCCTTCTCAGGGATGGGGTCTGGAATCCTCATGTCCATGGCTTTTGATCTCTACGTAGCCATCTGCCATCCTCTGGGATATTCCACCACCCTGACAAACTTTGTTGTGGCCACTATAGGCCTGGCCGTGGTGCTGCGCAGTGGCATACTCGCATTGCCCTATCCCTTCCTGACAAGGtggtggccatattgcagaaccagcATCATCCCTCACTTCTATTGTGGGCATATAGCTGTAGTGAAGCTGGTCTGCGCTGATATCAGCATCAGTAGTTACTATggcctgtttgatctgttttcTGTGATCGGAATGGGCGGGTTCTTTATCTCAGTGTCCTATATTCAGATCCTCTGGGCCATCTTccgcctccccacaaaggatgcccaGCTCAAAACTTTTGGGACCTTCATCTCTCATCTTTGTGCCATCTTAGCTTTTCACATCCCACATTTATTCTTCTCTCTCATGTTCTGATTTGGCCGCAATGTGCCACTGCACTTCCTCGTTCTCACTGCCCGTGTATGCGACCTGGTTCCCCCTGTGCTACACTCCATCATTTACGGAGTGAGTACCAAACAAACCTGGggcaggctgctccagctctttaTTCATAAAGAGACCTAAATGTTTTCTCCTTGTGATCTGGCTCTCAGATtgagctctgtgcagagctggctggtgcatggtGCTAAGGCCTCTTCCCTGAATCAGTTCCTGGACAGTAAAAGTGAGATTAAACCCTTTCCTGTGCTTCCTGTGCTGTGTCAATGTGATGAACTTGGGAGTCAGTCCGTGTGAACTACtaccacctttctaattgctcaCAGCTGGATCTCTGAAATTGCAATCTTACCCCATGTCCTTTGTAAAGTCTCAGCCCTGCTGTGTGTCTTCTCCCCAATGCCCTGCCCTTGTCACTTCCTcctgtcttcccttccccttgACAGCTGCAACCCAGTCATCTTAAAACCAACATGTTTTCACATCTTATGGGAAGACACTTAAGGGGGGGCTGGTTAATGTTAACATTTCAATGTTTATTCTTACACTGTTATTAACTCTGTGAAGAGAGACAGATCTCATAAAGAATCCTGGGATCTATCTCATCTCTCGGAGGCGAGTGGGGTATAATGTGTTAGAGCAGAAAGGGCTGTTTTGGAGGAGTGGAGGAAACTAGGAGGTAGGACATCCTGGTCTACCAGTGGACCCGCAACTTCTGTGACAAGGCTTTCAGGTTGGTCAGCAATTGTAAGGCCGGCTGTCGATTCCCTGCCCACAAGGATCCACCTCAGCCCTCAGAATGAAGCCAACCATCATTTCAACATTGAACATCAGAGGCTCCAAGGTGGGTCTCCACACTTCCCAGATGCTTTCCTTCCTTTGTGAAGTAGGGTACTTTGTGGTTTGCCTGCAGGAAACCCACATGGATCCAGCTACCGAGATTAGTTGGCGGCTGCAGTGGGGGTCCGAGTATAATGTAGACACCTCAGCGCTGAGATGGTCTCCCTGTTTTCCCCCCAACCTAGAGCCTGAGATGCTGGGAGTTGAAGAGGTTATACCAAGTTGCCTGCTGCACCGCCAGGCCGGTGTGGAGGGACTGACTTTGACTCTGTTCAATGTCTACCTCCCGAATGCAGACCCAGAGTGGGTGTGTTTCTATCAACAGGCGTCTGCCGTCCTCGGCACTTTGGATCCTAACGTGTGCCTGGGCCTGAGTGGGGATTTTAATACCAACTCTGAGGACCAGAATCACTCAGGGATTGAGAGCAGCCAGGTCGCTGCAGGCATCCTGAGAGAAGATTGTCAatcatcactccctggtggacgacTTGCATGACCGACACCCGGATGAGAATTCAACCTATACCTGTGTCCAGGTGGAGGTCGATCGGCTGTGCTACTCCTGGTTGGATtgtatatatgtattttatttcCACCTTGCCCAGGACCATTCCTCCAGTATATGGCCAGCCCAGTTCTCGGCCCACCATTTAGTGGCCATCAAGGCCTTTTTCATCTCAGGCTCACCTTGGGCACTTCACCCTTCAGACCCTCCTGCTCCTACTCCAGGTGGTGGCGCCACCTTATTGTCTACTGCTCTGGTTTTCCTTGAATGGGTCCTAAAATAGTgtgcttcccacccacccctcaccccagtgcCTCGGAAATTCTTGATTGGGCTCCTGTCCCATGAGTCCTCCTGGCCCCTTCCCTTTCATAACCTTAGCTGGATTCACACCCTGCAGCCGATTCATTTCTGATTCCACCAAGGGAACAACTTTACATACTCATGCTCCACGTGCTTCACCTCTTCAGTTAACCTGATACAAAGTGGTGCGTCATAGAACCACCTTTGGAGGGTGAGGAATCCCGATGGAGCTCCACACCAGTCCCACGGCCCAGCGGGGATAtcggttggtggctccttcaagGAGCCATGAGCACAGGCATGTACGTGGCACAGTTCGCCCCCATTCCAGATACCTGCCCATTTTGCAGCATGAGGCAGACCATGGCGCACGCCTGTCTACAATGCGCAAGGTTGCAGCCCTTATTCCAACTCCTccacaacttcaacaggaggttctggctgcacttttcacCAAACCTTTTCATATCTGCTCACTGCTTTAGCTCAACATACAGAATGTGGCCTACAGGTCCCTTGTGTTACAGGTTAAATATACCCTAATATAAATCTGTAAActtattaataaaacaaataatcaaatccataagaaaataagaaactgATAAGAAAGATATATTGGCAAGCAAGTAGTCTAGACTGTAGGTGTcctaaacagatagttaagggttaatgtctcttttacctgtaaagggttacaagcagagaagctggaccacctgaccagaggaccaatcagaagacaagatactttcaaatctcggtggagggaaggctttgtttgtgtgttttctttgtctgtgttctctctgggttctgagagggtaaccagacgtacctacaggctctctctcattttctattcaaatagtaagtaacagtaggagacggtttagtctttttgactgttttctgtatttgcaaatgtgtattttgctggatggattttgattggtatttggGCTGGGGGGAGACATCTTTCTAGtatttataagctgaaagaccccataatattccatcttgattttacagagatttctgacttttttctttcttttattaaaagcttttctttttaaaagacctgagtaattttttccccttgttaatgctcaaaggaactgagtctgtactcaccagggaattggtgagagaagggaaggaggaggagggggaggaaaagtgaatttcctctgtgttttagattcacggaacttgaatctgtctatctctccaagATAGCCTAGGAAgcgaaagcctgggagggggatagaagggggagaaaaaacctgatttccctgtgttgtgattcaagcagtttgaatcacggtgatctcctagtgtacccagggcaggaaagatctgggaggaagaaaggagggggaagggaaatggtttattcccctttgttgtgagactcaaggaatttgggtcttggggtccccagggaaggtttttggggggacaagagtgccccaaaacactatatttttgggcggtggcagcctatcagatctaagctggtaattaagcttagaggaattcatgctggtaccccatcttttggacgctaaggttcagactggggaattataccatgacagtaggTTACCACAGCTGCAGGCTTCTAGCTGGTAATGGCCAGGGACTTAGAagtgacagagagagggaggcaTGTTTTGGGGGGAGATGAATTACAGAGGAAAGAGACAGCTGGATCTAAATgcaccaggagagagagagagatgggacaAAACCCACTGGAACAGGGACTCCCTGTCTCTGCCTTTCTGGGGAGCACTTTCCAAGGGACACAC of the Gopherus flavomarginatus isolate rGopFla2 chromosome 1, rGopFla2.mat.asm, whole genome shotgun sequence genome contains:
- the LOC127043933 gene encoding olfactory receptor 52R1-like; its protein translation is MYAIVVLGNFTILFIVKMQLSLHGSMFYFLCMLAVSDLVMSTVTLPKLLSICWFNSREISFSACLTQMYFVHSFSGMGSGILMSMAFDLYVAICHPLGYSTTLTNFVVATIGLAVVLRSGILALPYPFLTRWWPYCRTSIIPHFYCGHIAVVKLVCADISISSYYGLFDLFSVIGMGGFFISVSYIQILWAIFRLPTKDAQLKTFGTFISHLCAILAFHIPHLFFSLMF